In Deinococcus roseus, the following are encoded in one genomic region:
- the mnmG gene encoding tRNA uridine-5-carboxymethylaminomethyl(34) synthesis enzyme MnmG codes for MSRVFNVIVIGGGHAGIEAAWAASKYGTVAMMISNPATIGRMPCNPAVGGPGKSQMVFELTAMGGLMGRVADDTAIHSRMLNASKGPAVQSLRVQNERDQYAAKAQEYVLGNAAIEIIRGEAADVYQEGETWVVQTIDGRAYPAKTVVIAAGTFMRGLTWYGRHSRPEGRQGEPPARFLSQSLERGGHKLKRYKTGTPPRVRADSVNFAALLELPGDDQVHSFTGNPGPEARKSPTWQTHTTPETHRLIQENLHLSPMYAGDIEGLGPRYCPSIEDKIVRFAHHDRHLLFVEPDGVDTSEVYLQGFSSSLPPALQDQMVRTLPGFENAVIQRYAYAVEYDVVDSLELTPNLESKFMPGIFTAGQINGTSGYEEAAAQGLVAGTAAARRALGLEDRFFTREGSYIGVMLDDLVYKGTDEPYRMMTSRVEHRLLVRQDNADQRMTPFAHELGLVGDDALKAVQNKYQRIEAGIQQLRTQRHQGITGEQLLRRPDMNLSDLEALGIKLTGMASWQEAESVQIHVKYAGYIERSRQQLEAERKYGERSLSGIDFRQITAMSNEAREKLSKAQPQTVAQAARVPGVRTSDLSALLVYLKTQHP; via the coding sequence ATGTCGAGAGTTTTCAACGTGATCGTGATTGGGGGAGGCCATGCAGGCATCGAAGCTGCGTGGGCGGCCTCCAAATACGGCACTGTCGCAATGATGATTTCCAACCCTGCCACCATTGGACGCATGCCCTGCAACCCTGCTGTGGGAGGTCCAGGCAAAAGCCAGATGGTGTTTGAGCTGACCGCCATGGGGGGCCTGATGGGCCGTGTGGCCGATGACACCGCCATCCACAGCCGCATGCTGAATGCCTCCAAAGGACCTGCCGTCCAGAGCCTCAGGGTCCAGAACGAGCGGGACCAGTATGCTGCAAAAGCCCAGGAGTACGTGCTGGGCAATGCCGCCATCGAGATCATCCGGGGTGAGGCCGCAGATGTGTACCAGGAAGGGGAGACCTGGGTGGTGCAGACCATCGATGGCCGCGCTTATCCTGCAAAAACCGTGGTGATCGCTGCTGGAACCTTCATGCGGGGTCTGACCTGGTATGGCCGCCATTCCCGCCCGGAAGGCCGTCAGGGTGAACCTCCTGCCCGTTTTCTGTCCCAGTCCCTGGAACGTGGAGGCCACAAGCTCAAGCGCTACAAGACAGGAACCCCTCCCCGGGTGCGTGCAGATTCGGTGAATTTCGCCGCTCTGCTGGAGCTTCCTGGTGATGATCAGGTGCACAGTTTCACCGGAAACCCCGGTCCTGAGGCCAGAAAAAGCCCCACCTGGCAGACCCACACCACCCCGGAAACCCACCGCCTGATTCAGGAAAACCTGCACCTGTCTCCCATGTATGCGGGTGACATCGAGGGGCTGGGTCCCCGGTACTGTCCCAGCATTGAGGACAAAATCGTGCGGTTTGCACACCATGACAGACACCTGCTTTTTGTCGAGCCAGACGGTGTAGACACCAGTGAGGTGTACCTGCAAGGTTTCTCCAGCAGCCTGCCCCCTGCACTGCAAGACCAGATGGTCCGAACCCTTCCTGGTTTTGAGAACGCGGTGATCCAGCGTTATGCCTACGCTGTGGAATATGACGTGGTGGATTCTCTGGAGCTCACCCCCAACCTGGAATCCAAATTCATGCCCGGAATTTTCACTGCGGGTCAAATCAACGGGACCAGTGGCTATGAAGAAGCTGCCGCGCAAGGACTGGTGGCTGGAACCGCTGCTGCACGCAGGGCACTGGGTCTGGAAGACCGCTTCTTCACCCGTGAAGGCAGTTACATCGGGGTCATGCTGGACGACCTGGTCTACAAGGGCACCGATGAACCTTACCGCATGATGACTTCACGGGTGGAACACCGCCTGCTGGTGCGCCAGGACAATGCAGACCAGCGCATGACCCCCTTTGCCCATGAACTGGGTCTGGTGGGTGATGATGCCCTGAAAGCCGTGCAGAACAAGTACCAGCGCATTGAAGCAGGCATCCAGCAACTGCGCACCCAGCGGCATCAGGGGATCACCGGAGAGCAACTTTTGCGCCGCCCGGACATGAACCTCAGTGATCTTGAAGCGCTGGGCATCAAACTGACGGGCATGGCCTCCTGGCAGGAAGCGGAGAGCGTGCAGATCCACGTCAAATACGCGGGCTACATCGAGCGCAGCCGCCAGCAACTGGAAGCTGAACGCAAATACGGTGAGCGCAGTCTGTCTGGGATTGATTTCCGCCAGATCACAGCCATGTCCAATGAGGCCCGCGAGAAGCTTTCAAAAGCACAACCTCAAACCGTGGCCCAGGCTGCCAGGGTACCAGGGGTTCGCACTTCTGACCTGAGTGCACTGCTGGTGTATTTGAAAACCCAGCACCCCTGA
- a CDS encoding SMI1/KNR4 family protein, with protein MDCTTVIQALMESEHPEGYPEGTTLDEIQAFSTHTGIVFPPEWIAWLLNVNGAFVGGQFLTGINTKNSLTIELVFQRHPLWKTKKYIPVAGDGLGNFYVIVTQQEYGSGHPVCFMDRECGPQKPTFLVASRFSIFITQWIKKETTKESFWPFDPTTTARVDPDLLNFSGIDLPWSK; from the coding sequence ATGGACTGCACCACAGTCATACAAGCCCTCATGGAATCAGAACATCCTGAAGGATATCCTGAAGGTACAACGTTGGATGAAATTCAGGCTTTTAGCACCCATACAGGGATTGTTTTTCCACCAGAATGGATTGCCTGGTTGTTGAACGTCAACGGAGCCTTTGTAGGTGGACAATTTTTGACAGGTATAAACACCAAAAATTCACTTACCATAGAACTTGTTTTTCAGAGACATCCTCTCTGGAAAACCAAAAAATACATTCCTGTAGCAGGAGATGGGCTGGGCAATTTTTATGTCATTGTTACCCAACAGGAATATGGCTCAGGCCATCCAGTCTGTTTTATGGACCGCGAATGTGGGCCACAAAAACCGACCTTTCTGGTGGCATCCAGATTTTCAATTTTCATCACGCAATGGATCAAGAAAGAAACTACGAAAGAGTCTTTTTGGCCTTTTGATCCCACCACTACAGCCAGAGTCGACCCTGATCTTCTCAATTTTTCAGGCATTGATCTGCCCTGGAGCAAATAA
- a CDS encoding 16S rRNA (guanine(527)-N(7))-methyltransferase RsmG has translation MKQKYKALVKQYSRSLDLFGPSVEIHFDMHMDSAEEYAKYIPEGETLLDVGSGGGLPGIPIALARPDIKVILCEIRQRRASFLNIARSQLGLSNVRIFAGDVRKFKEPVSWVTAQAVGDLGVLLKLIQHTVTDEWHLLSRRPKDWVVPEKVGPYSVEQERQGLDEDADLVVLHLSRK, from the coding sequence GTGAAACAGAAGTACAAGGCACTGGTCAAGCAGTACTCCCGCTCCCTGGATTTGTTCGGTCCCTCGGTGGAGATCCATTTTGACATGCACATGGACAGTGCAGAAGAATATGCAAAGTACATCCCAGAAGGTGAAACCCTGCTTGATGTGGGGTCTGGTGGAGGACTCCCTGGCATTCCCATTGCATTGGCCCGCCCAGACATCAAAGTGATCCTCTGTGAAATTCGCCAGCGCAGGGCGTCTTTTCTGAACATTGCCCGTTCACAGCTGGGCCTTTCCAATGTGCGGATTTTTGCAGGCGATGTGCGCAAATTCAAAGAGCCTGTTTCCTGGGTGACAGCGCAGGCAGTGGGAGATCTGGGTGTGCTGTTGAAACTCATTCAACACACCGTCACCGATGAATGGCATTTGCTTTCCAGACGCCCAAAGGACTGGGTTGTCCCGGAAAAAGTTGGGCCATACAGCGTTGAGCAAGAGCGCCAAGGCCTGGATGAAGATGCTGATCTGGTGGTTTTACATCTCTCCCGAAAATGA
- a CDS encoding ParA family protein has product MKVLALVNQKGGVGKTTTAVNLAAYLANTRRRILVVDIDPQANASSGLGVRGAEVGVYDALREPERLTDFIQQTEIKNLHVLPATPDLAGAGVELTDDPDALKNLLSGLQKYDLVLIDAPPSLGPLTINALVAADALIVPLQAEYYALEGIAGLMDTIERVKGGLNPALQVLGIVITMFDGRTNLSVQIEENVRNHFGDLVFWSVIPRNVRLSEAPSHAKPINLYSPMSSGAGAYKRLSDEVMQRVKKI; this is encoded by the coding sequence ATGAAAGTGCTTGCGTTAGTCAATCAAAAAGGTGGCGTGGGGAAAACCACCACTGCAGTGAATCTGGCGGCCTATCTGGCCAACACCCGCCGCCGGATCCTGGTGGTGGACATTGACCCGCAGGCCAATGCCTCCAGCGGTCTGGGGGTGCGTGGGGCAGAGGTGGGTGTGTACGATGCCCTGCGGGAACCTGAACGCCTTACAGACTTCATCCAGCAAACCGAAATCAAGAACCTGCATGTGCTCCCTGCCACCCCGGATCTGGCAGGTGCAGGGGTGGAGCTCACCGATGATCCCGATGCCCTGAAAAACCTGCTCTCAGGGCTGCAAAAGTACGATCTGGTCCTGATTGATGCTCCTCCCAGCCTGGGGCCCCTGACCATCAATGCCCTGGTGGCAGCAGACGCCCTGATTGTGCCCTTGCAGGCTGAATACTACGCTCTGGAGGGCATCGCAGGCCTGATGGACACCATCGAACGGGTGAAGGGCGGACTCAATCCTGCTTTGCAGGTGCTGGGCATTGTGATCACCATGTTCGATGGTCGCACCAATCTGTCCGTGCAAATCGAGGAGAACGTGCGCAACCACTTCGGGGATCTGGTGTTCTGGAGTGTGATTCCCCGCAATGTGCGCCTTTCTGAGGCTCCCAGTCACGCCAAACCCATCAACCTGTATTCTCCGATGTCCAGTGGGGCCGGGGCTTACAAGCGCCTGTCAGACGAGGTGATGCAGCGTGTCAAAAAGATCTAA
- a CDS encoding ParB/RepB/Spo0J family partition protein, with translation MSKRSNLGRGLDALLGKSPLNTAATAEKGEKLLQLPLDQIQQAAYQPRQVFDPEALSELAASIKEKGVLQPILVRQQGDKYELIAGERRWRAARLAGLTEVPVILKNFNDLEALEIAIIENLQREDLNPVEEAVAYQKLLEQGLSQEGIARALGKGRSTVANALRLLTLPQKALDALEQKQITAGHARAILALPEDDRLWALGQILSRGLNVRDAEALKRERPEKASTAKALEERTFKSIELELARHIGTKVRIAGKEKGKIELSYHSQEELERLLELLGYQT, from the coding sequence GTGTCAAAAAGATCTAACCTGGGTCGGGGTCTGGACGCCCTGCTCGGAAAATCTCCGCTGAACACTGCTGCAACAGCTGAAAAAGGGGAAAAGCTGCTTCAACTCCCCCTCGACCAGATCCAGCAGGCAGCGTATCAGCCCAGACAGGTGTTTGACCCTGAAGCACTTTCTGAGCTGGCTGCCAGCATCAAGGAAAAAGGGGTTTTGCAACCCATTCTGGTGCGCCAGCAAGGGGACAAATACGAACTGATTGCTGGAGAGCGCCGCTGGAGGGCCGCCAGACTGGCAGGGCTGACTGAAGTTCCGGTAATATTGAAAAACTTCAATGATCTGGAAGCCCTGGAAATTGCCATCATTGAGAACCTGCAACGCGAAGACCTGAACCCTGTGGAAGAAGCAGTGGCTTACCAGAAACTGCTGGAGCAGGGCCTCAGCCAGGAGGGCATTGCCAGAGCACTGGGCAAAGGCCGCAGCACGGTGGCCAATGCTTTGCGCCTCCTCACCCTGCCCCAGAAAGCCCTGGACGCTCTGGAGCAGAAACAGATCACTGCAGGGCACGCCAGAGCCATTCTGGCCCTTCCAGAAGACGACCGCCTGTGGGCACTGGGGCAGATCCTCTCCAGGGGTCTGAATGTGCGGGATGCCGAGGCCCTGAAGCGGGAAAGGCCTGAAAAAGCCAGCACCGCCAAAGCCCTGGAAGAACGGACCTTCAAGAGCATTGAGCTGGAACTGGCACGTCACATCGGGACCAAAGTCAGGATTGCTGGCAAGGAAAAAGGCAAGATTGAACTCAGTTACCACTCCCAGGAAGAACTGGAACGCTTGCTGGAATTGCTGGGCTACCAGACCTGA
- a CDS encoding sugar phosphate isomerase/epimerase family protein → MELKRMRSLWGVEAPLEEALPDFKTRGYQGIEVAVIFTPELENLAALCKDQNLEVIAQILTAFPGTPRTPKAHLQALKAQVELARPLEPILFNVQGGCDSWSELEQDQFYDAALRYASTLEAPLAFETHRGQPTFTPWTTARILQAFPEMRLTCDLSHWVNVCERLLEDQEDNIRLAAQHCIHIHVRVGYEEGPQVTDPSAPEFATHLTAHEQWWEWMWEAQMARGQQFSTLTPEFGPPGYQHTLPFSGEPVGQLDAICNWMAEKQLHHFNFWKSSIEISQ, encoded by the coding sequence ATGGAACTCAAACGCATGCGCAGTTTGTGGGGGGTCGAAGCCCCTCTTGAAGAAGCCCTGCCTGATTTCAAAACCAGAGGCTATCAGGGCATTGAAGTGGCAGTCATTTTCACCCCTGAACTGGAAAACCTGGCAGCCCTATGCAAAGACCAGAATCTGGAAGTCATTGCTCAAATTTTGACAGCTTTTCCGGGGACACCCAGAACCCCCAAAGCCCACCTGCAAGCCCTGAAAGCCCAGGTGGAACTGGCCCGTCCTTTAGAACCCATCCTGTTCAATGTGCAGGGAGGGTGTGACAGCTGGAGTGAGCTCGAGCAAGATCAGTTTTACGATGCCGCCCTCAGGTATGCCTCCACCCTGGAAGCACCCCTGGCTTTTGAAACCCACAGGGGCCAGCCCACTTTCACACCCTGGACCACTGCCCGGATTTTGCAGGCCTTTCCAGAAATGCGACTCACCTGTGACCTCAGCCACTGGGTCAACGTGTGCGAGAGGTTGTTGGAAGACCAGGAAGACAACATCAGGCTTGCAGCCCAGCACTGCATCCACATTCATGTCCGCGTGGGTTATGAGGAAGGACCGCAAGTCACAGACCCCAGTGCGCCAGAATTTGCCACCCATCTGACCGCACATGAACAGTGGTGGGAATGGATGTGGGAAGCCCAAATGGCCCGCGGGCAACAGTTCAGCACCCTGACCCCTGAATTTGGACCTCCTGGTTACCAGCACACTTTGCCTTTTTCTGGAGAGCCTGTGGGACAGCTGGATGCCATCTGCAACTGGATGGCAGAGAAACAACTGCACCACTTCAATTTCTGGAAATCCTCCATCGAAATTTCTCAATAA
- a CDS encoding ribonuclease J yields the protein MSEKHLEIIPLGGMGEIGKNMFAFRYADEIMIVDGGLAFPDSHMPGIDLVIPRIDYLQQHASLIKGWVLTHGHEDHIGAIPYILPRLPRVPIYGAKLTLGLLKEKLSEFGVKEADLMLKEVTTDDRIKLSKYFTVDLFRMTHSIPDNSGMIIHTPVGRIVHTGDFKLEQHPTDGKPSHLSKLAQAGAEGALVLISDSTNAERPGQTTSEQEVASAIEKIVAGARGRVFVTTFASHVHRVQNIVHIAEKHRRRVVMEGRSMVKYAQVAQTLGYLTLKDPLISTDEMGDLQDDQVLFMCTGSQGQPMSVLSRLAIGTHAKLSLKAGDTVILSSSPIPGNEEAVNAVINRLYSLGVDVYYPPTYKVHASGHGSQEELKMIFNLVNPKYFLPWHGEPRHQINHARLAQALPNPPKRIIVAQNGDIIRINKDEFKISGKVPAGDVYVDGLGVGDINDEILLDRRTMSEDGILIITAVLHPEPHVELVSRGFVRTNRDLENSIRNVALEVIEIGTREKRSLEDIRDDMYSAVRKFVRKVTGRTPVLIPMLVD from the coding sequence ATGAGCGAAAAACACCTGGAAATCATTCCGCTGGGCGGAATGGGCGAAATTGGCAAGAACATGTTCGCCTTCCGTTACGCGGATGAAATCATGATCGTGGATGGCGGTCTGGCCTTCCCCGATTCCCACATGCCTGGAATTGACCTGGTCATTCCCCGCATCGACTACCTGCAGCAACATGCCAGCCTGATCAAAGGCTGGGTGCTCACCCACGGTCACGAAGACCACATCGGGGCCATACCATACATCCTGCCCCGCCTGCCCCGTGTGCCCATTTACGGAGCAAAACTGACCCTGGGCCTGCTGAAAGAAAAACTCAGTGAATTCGGGGTCAAGGAAGCCGATCTGATGCTGAAAGAGGTCACCACCGACGACCGCATCAAGCTCAGCAAATACTTCACTGTGGACCTGTTCCGCATGACCCACTCCATCCCCGACAACTCCGGAATGATCATTCACACCCCCGTGGGCCGCATCGTGCACACCGGTGACTTCAAGCTGGAACAGCACCCCACCGACGGCAAACCCTCACACCTTTCCAAGCTGGCCCAGGCTGGCGCAGAAGGTGCCCTGGTCCTGATCTCAGACAGCACCAATGCCGAAAGGCCCGGTCAGACCACCAGTGAACAGGAAGTGGCCAGTGCCATTGAGAAAATTGTGGCCGGAGCCAGAGGCCGGGTTTTTGTGACCACCTTCGCTTCCCATGTGCACCGCGTACAGAACATCGTGCACATCGCTGAAAAACACCGTCGCCGCGTGGTGATGGAAGGTCGCAGCATGGTCAAATATGCCCAGGTGGCCCAGACCCTCGGGTACCTGACCCTCAAAGATCCCCTGATCAGCACCGACGAGATGGGCGATCTGCAGGACGATCAGGTGCTGTTCATGTGCACGGGTTCACAGGGGCAACCCATGAGCGTGCTGTCCCGTCTGGCCATTGGCACCCACGCCAAACTGAGCCTCAAAGCCGGGGACACCGTGATCCTCTCCTCGAGTCCGATCCCAGGCAACGAGGAAGCCGTGAATGCTGTGATCAACCGCCTGTACTCGCTGGGTGTGGATGTGTACTATCCGCCCACCTACAAGGTGCACGCCTCTGGACACGGCAGCCAGGAAGAACTGAAGATGATCTTCAACCTGGTCAATCCCAAATACTTCCTGCCCTGGCACGGCGAGCCCCGCCACCAGATCAACCATGCCCGTCTGGCCCAGGCCCTGCCCAACCCCCCCAAACGCATCATCGTGGCCCAGAACGGCGACATCATCCGCATCAACAAAGATGAATTCAAGATCTCTGGTAAAGTGCCTGCTGGCGATGTGTACGTGGATGGCCTGGGTGTGGGAGACATCAACGATGAGATCCTGCTGGACCGCCGCACCATGTCTGAAGACGGCATCCTGATCATCACCGCTGTGCTGCACCCCGAGCCCCATGTGGAACTGGTGTCCCGTGGTTTTGTGCGCACCAACCGCGACCTGGAGAACAGCATTCGCAATGTGGCCCTGGAAGTCATTGAAATTGGCACACGCGAAAAACGCTCTCTGGAAGACATTCGCGATGACATGTACTCTGCAGTGCGCAAATTTGTGCGCAAAGTCACCGGGCGCACCCCTGTGCTGATCCCCATGCTGGTGGACTGA
- a CDS encoding DUF4384 domain-containing protein, translated as MKRHAATLSTLLLGFALAAPQVSPQRIIVNPVPTNLEVSVWLDKSGTNPAYTPGEKIKIFTRINQDAYVYLFNVDPDGRVDMILPNKYAGGGNFIKANVTKTFPDRNDPFEYEITAPYGTNKVLALASKTQLNVNDIARFQSGQSNGFAQSNVQGQEQLAQKLSIIVKPIPQDNWITATTLYKVVGGVVAPPPAPSYGDVHLSNYPGARVSVQSKKNDRLVLDFTTADETDSVWDFYQHDLENQGYRLVSLNQKKNDVDARFTRKGGQEDDTITVKLKFKNKGRYSLELRW; from the coding sequence ATGAAACGCCATGCTGCAACTTTAAGCACACTTCTTCTGGGTTTTGCCCTTGCTGCTCCCCAGGTGAGCCCCCAGCGCATCATCGTCAACCCCGTTCCCACCAACCTGGAAGTCAGTGTCTGGCTGGACAAGAGCGGAACCAATCCTGCATACACCCCCGGTGAGAAAATCAAGATTTTCACCCGGATCAATCAGGACGCTTACGTTTACCTGTTCAATGTGGACCCGGATGGTCGGGTGGACATGATCCTTCCCAACAAATACGCAGGTGGAGGCAACTTCATCAAGGCCAATGTCACCAAGACCTTCCCAGACAGGAACGATCCTTTTGAATATGAGATCACTGCACCTTACGGAACCAACAAGGTGCTGGCCCTGGCCAGCAAAACCCAGCTCAATGTGAACGACATTGCCCGCTTTCAGTCGGGCCAGAGCAATGGTTTTGCCCAGAGCAATGTGCAGGGTCAAGAGCAACTGGCCCAGAAGCTTTCCATCATTGTGAAACCCATCCCGCAGGACAACTGGATCACTGCAACCACGCTGTACAAAGTGGTGGGCGGTGTGGTTGCTCCACCTCCAGCCCCTTCTTATGGTGATGTACACCTCAGCAACTATCCTGGTGCACGGGTCAGCGTGCAGAGCAAGAAAAATGACCGTCTGGTGCTGGACTTTACCACTGCAGATGAAACCGATTCGGTGTGGGACTTTTACCAGCATGACCTGGAAAATCAGGGCTACCGTCTGGTCAGCCTGAACCAGAAAAAGAACGATGTGGATGCCCGATTCACCCGCAAAGGTGGGCAGGAAGACGACACCATCACCGTCAAACTCAAATTCAAGAACAAAGGACGTTACAGTCTGGAACTGCGCTGGTAA
- a CDS encoding FAD-dependent oxidoreductase, with product MPASQASTSQMGTFQAQGLKQAVVIGASFSGLCAARVLSEFFERVLILEKDPLDETIRRGVPQYLQSHVLLGQGFQQLTELFPDLEREMLQQGAHKTDIGTYAHWYQWGGWKRNMRTGVSALSCSRALLETTLRKQVEKLQNVQLLPAHKVLGLLSEASPREQAIHGLKVQTPQGEQELSAQLVIDCSGRGSHVKQWLVQLGFVAPKESEIPAKVGYVTCRYRFPSPDPLKGQALVITPAAPAETRAGMALPIEDDQWSVTLAGWCSDHPEPTPEGILKFAQSLPVPDLHQVLLTAEPLTDPLRHLIPSSIRKHFEKLKTFPRGLLVMGDALCSFNPTYGQGITVGVLEAQHLHDCLSESQGDLRDLWRWFFKRIQPVLKTAWSMVELEDSRFFPEHTISPMDRVLQRYLVRMQQAATRSEEVAEAFYRVLNMIDPPQALFHPRVLWRVLLRGQKVSSQAVPLYQRSSRL from the coding sequence ATGCCCGCATCGCAGGCCAGCACTTCACAAATGGGCACGTTTCAGGCCCAGGGTTTAAAGCAGGCTGTGGTGATTGGTGCCAGTTTCAGTGGTTTATGCGCTGCCCGTGTATTGAGTGAATTTTTTGAACGTGTTTTGATTCTGGAAAAAGATCCCCTGGATGAAACAATCCGCAGGGGTGTTCCACAATATTTGCAATCGCATGTTTTGCTGGGTCAGGGCTTTCAGCAGCTCACTGAGCTGTTTCCAGACCTTGAGCGGGAAATGCTGCAGCAAGGAGCCCACAAAACCGACATTGGAACCTATGCCCACTGGTACCAGTGGGGAGGCTGGAAACGCAACATGCGCACCGGGGTGTCTGCCCTCTCCTGCAGCAGGGCCCTGCTGGAAACCACCCTCAGAAAACAGGTGGAAAAACTGCAGAATGTGCAATTGCTGCCTGCCCACAAGGTGCTGGGGTTGCTTTCAGAGGCATCACCCAGAGAACAGGCCATCCATGGACTGAAAGTTCAAACCCCCCAGGGAGAACAGGAGTTGTCTGCCCAGCTGGTCATCGACTGCTCTGGTCGGGGTTCCCATGTCAAACAGTGGTTGGTTCAACTGGGTTTTGTCGCTCCTAAAGAATCGGAAATCCCGGCCAAAGTGGGGTACGTCACCTGCAGGTACCGGTTTCCTTCTCCTGATCCCCTGAAAGGACAGGCCCTGGTGATCACGCCGGCAGCACCGGCAGAGACCCGCGCTGGCATGGCCTTGCCCATTGAGGATGATCAATGGAGTGTCACCCTGGCGGGATGGTGTTCTGACCATCCTGAACCCACCCCGGAAGGCATCCTCAAATTTGCCCAGTCCCTGCCTGTTCCTGACCTGCATCAGGTGTTGCTGACTGCAGAACCCCTGACCGACCCCCTGCGCCACCTGATCCCCAGCAGCATCAGAAAACACTTTGAAAAATTGAAAACCTTTCCCAGAGGTTTGCTGGTGATGGGAGATGCCCTGTGCAGCTTCAATCCCACCTATGGACAGGGCATCACCGTGGGCGTGCTGGAAGCGCAACATCTGCATGACTGTCTTTCCGAAAGCCAGGGGGATTTGCGGGATTTGTGGCGCTGGTTCTTCAAAAGAATTCAGCCTGTCCTCAAAACCGCCTGGAGCATGGTGGAGCTGGAAGACAGCCGTTTCTTTCCTGAGCACACCATCTCTCCCATGGACCGCGTTTTGCAACGTTATCTGGTTCGCATGCAACAGGCAGCCACCCGCAGCGAAGAGGTGGCCGAGGCTTTTTACCGGGTTTTAAACATGATTGACCCGCCACAGGCCCTGTTTCATCCCAGGGTGTTGTGGCGGGTGCTGCTCAGGGGCCAGAAGGTTTCCAGTCAGGCTGTACCGCTTTACCAGCGCAGTTCCAGACTGTAA
- a CDS encoding deoxyguanosinetriphosphate triphosphohydrolase, with the protein MLLSRLQLMQQEQQALLPYATLNLHTRGRLHPEPESEHRLPFQKDRDRILHTTAFRRLEYKTQVFVNHEGDYYRTRLTHTLEVAQVARSMAVALGVNETLTETIALSHDLGHPPFGHAGEHQLDHWMKSRNAGSFNHNEQAFRIVTELEKRYQDFSGLNLSWETLEGMVKHDADAERFPAFAAPFEPQFRPGLEAQIAAIADGVAYNTHDLDDGLKAGILTPHLLQNLPIWQELTDKLQLDTTPLSELSRRRLIRELLGWIINDILQETEKRLQQNHIQSPQQIRDHPGVLVAFSPTMQQHMAELKAFLYQHLYYHPSKIQQTFRAEHFIDGLFSAYLKHPRLLPLHVQACVPLLGLERTICDYVAGMTDRFAMDEYSKLYSPREH; encoded by the coding sequence ATGTTGCTTTCAAGACTTCAACTCATGCAGCAGGAACAGCAGGCCCTGCTCCCTTATGCCACATTGAATTTGCACACCAGAGGCAGGCTCCATCCCGAGCCAGAAAGCGAGCACCGCCTTCCCTTTCAGAAAGACCGGGACCGCATTTTGCACACCACCGCTTTCCGTCGGCTGGAGTACAAGACCCAGGTGTTTGTGAACCACGAGGGGGATTATTACCGCACCCGACTCACCCACACGCTGGAAGTGGCCCAGGTGGCACGGTCCATGGCGGTGGCCCTTGGCGTCAACGAAACCCTCACCGAGACCATTGCCCTGTCCCATGACCTGGGTCATCCGCCTTTTGGTCATGCCGGGGAACACCAGCTCGACCACTGGATGAAGTCCAGAAACGCTGGAAGCTTCAACCACAACGAGCAGGCTTTTCGCATTGTCACAGAACTGGAGAAGCGCTACCAGGATTTTTCTGGACTGAACCTGAGCTGGGAAACCCTGGAAGGCATGGTCAAGCACGATGCAGATGCAGAACGCTTTCCAGCTTTTGCAGCTCCCTTTGAACCCCAGTTCCGGCCTGGCCTGGAAGCCCAGATTGCAGCCATCGCAGATGGTGTGGCCTACAACACCCATGACCTCGATGATGGCCTCAAAGCGGGCATCCTGACGCCCCACCTGCTGCAAAACCTGCCCATCTGGCAAGAATTGACCGACAAACTGCAACTGGACACCACCCCCCTCAGTGAATTGAGCCGCAGAAGACTGATCCGGGAGTTGCTGGGCTGGATCATCAACGACATCCTGCAGGAAACCGAAAAGCGCTTGCAGCAAAACCACATTCAAAGTCCCCAGCAGATCCGGGATCACCCCGGAGTGCTGGTGGCTTTCAGCCCGACCATGCAACAACACATGGCAGAATTGAAGGCTTTTCTGTATCAGCACCTTTATTACCATCCCAGCAAAATCCAGCAGACGTTCAGGGCAGAGCATTTCATTGATGGGTTGTTTTCGGCCTACCTGAAACACCCCAGGCTGCTTCCCCTGCACGTGCAGGCTTGTGTGCCTCTGCTGGGTTTGGAACGCACCATTTGCGATTACGTTGCAGGCATGACCGACCGTTTTGCCATGGATGAATACAGCAAGCTGTACTCTCCCAGAGAGCACTAA